A genomic stretch from Telopea speciosissima isolate NSW1024214 ecotype Mountain lineage unplaced genomic scaffold, Tspe_v1 Tspe_v1.0787, whole genome shotgun sequence includes:
- the LOC122648326 gene encoding magnesium transporter MRS2-3-like: MREPQPSSKLDVTPVDDEPEVSRTNAGGGSGGLRKKGAVGFRTWLLLDATGQAQVVEAGKHSIKRRTGLPARDLRILDPLLSYPSTVLGREKAIVINLEHIKAIITAQEVLLLNSRDPSVTPFVDELQRRLLRLHHAISTQEGRVSGDDADWPKLYDSEEPRLSSVSPPNCSGSFQQLQESDEGAKADDKQSFENRDGPRVLPFEFVALEACLEAACSCLDNEARTLELEAHPALDKLTSKISTLNLERVRQIKSRLVAITGRVQKVSDLKSHHVDYYYMLGRDSSSSPQVAM, from the exons ATGAGAGAACCTCAACCTTCGTCCAAGTTAGATGTCACCCCTGTCGACGACGAGCCCGAAGTGTCTCGAACTAACGCCGGCGGTGGTAGTGGTGGACTGAGGAAGAAAGGAGCTGTAGGGTTTCGAACTTGGCTCCTCCTAGATGCTACTGGGCAAGCCCAAGTCGTGGAAGCTGGGAAGCACTCTATCAAGCGCCGGACGGGCCTCCCAGCCCGAGACCTCCGCATCCTGGATCCTCTCCTCTCTTATCCATCCACCGTTCTTGGTCGAGAGAAAGCCATCGTCATCAACCTGGAGCACATTAAGGCCATCATCACTGCCCAGGAAGTTCTGCTCCTCAATTCCAGAGATCCCTCTGTCACGCCCTTCGTCGATGAGCTCCAGCGCCGTCTCTTACGGCTCCACCACGCCATATCCACACAG GAAGGTAGGGTCAGCGGTGACGATGCAGACTGGCCCAAATTGTATGATTCGGAGGAGCCGCGCTTGAGCAGTGTGAGCCCTCCAAATTGTTCTGGGAGCTTTCAGCAACTTCAGGAGTCAGATGAGGGTGCTAAGGCGGACGATAAACAAAGCTTCGAGAACAGGGACGGGCCGAGGGTTCTCCCCTTTGAGTTTGTCGCATTGGAAGCTTGTCTAGAGGCTGCTTGCAGTTGCTTGGATAATGAA GCAAGGACATTGGAGCTAGAAGCGCACCCAGCCTTAGATAAGCTAACTTCAAAAATTAGTACTCTCAATTTGGAACGTGTCCGCCAAATTAAAAGCCGCTTAGTTGCAATAACTGGACGTGTTCAAAAGGTTAGTGATCTTAAGTCTCACCATGTAGATTATTATTACATGCTTGGTCgtgattcttcttcctccccccaGGTGGCGATGTGA